In the genome of Populus nigra chromosome 9, ddPopNigr1.1, whole genome shotgun sequence, one region contains:
- the LOC133702968 gene encoding E3 ubiquitin-protein ligase ATL59-like: MGISFVAVKMPKCFGLQFLLEFLTFIKLLFLLTLSNLLMSRPLRRPYNTDLDQHPTEDYVLVMGELSPSPIPVPVSVLTRLIKKKLPVMTFSSLLERLVKLEDDHESMCPVCLDCIQERDEVRELCNCSHVFHMKCLDSWVDQGQVTCPTCRSMLFPKKMEAAEMFIFAHDDSAMVEQVS; this comes from the coding sequence atggggaTCTCCTTTGTTGCAGTGAAGATGCCAAAATGTTTTGGTCTCCAATTTCTTCTAGAGTTCCTAACTTTCATCAAGTTGTTGTTTCTATTGACTCTCAGCAATCTACTTATGTCCAGGCCACTTCGACGACCTTATAACACTGATCTAGATCAACATCCCACAGAGGATTATGTTCTTGTAATGGGTGAACTAAGTCCATCACCGATTCCAGTCCCAGTTTCCGTTCTAACAAGGCTGATCAAGAAGAAGCTTCCAGTGATGACATTCAGCAGCTTGCTTGAAAGGTTAGTGAAGCTTGAAGATGATCACGAGAGCATGTGTCCTGTCTGCTTGGATTGTATTCAGGAAAGAGATGAAGTCAGAGAACTATGCAACTGTTCTCATGTGTTTCATATGAAGTGCCTGGATAGTTGGGTGGATCAAGGCCAGGTTACCTGCCCAACTTGCAGGTCCATGCTGTTTCCAAAGAAAATGGAAGCTGCTGAAATGTTTATATTTGCTCATGATGATTCTGCTATGGTTGAGCAAGTTAGCTAA